The Neorhodopirellula lusitana genome contains a region encoding:
- a CDS encoding GreA/GreB family elongation factor, giving the protein MQSKIITVTRTDQIRLNELLDSEWIVAIGGQRPHLHALREKLADANVVDSCEMQPDIVTMNSTIYLKDLDRNTLDVYTLVYPAEACIAEGKLSILSPLGTAVFGSGVGETLTLQVLQNQSHKQIKRLSFQPERVGAFNL; this is encoded by the coding sequence ATGCAATCCAAAATCATTACGGTCACGCGCACCGATCAAATACGACTGAATGAACTGCTTGATAGTGAGTGGATTGTTGCAATCGGCGGACAACGTCCTCACTTGCACGCCCTTCGCGAAAAGCTGGCTGATGCCAACGTGGTTGATTCGTGCGAGATGCAGCCCGATATCGTGACGATGAACTCAACCATTTATCTTAAGGATCTTGATCGCAACACACTGGACGTCTACACGTTGGTGTATCCCGCTGAAGCCTGCATCGCGGAAGGCAAGCTATCAATCCTTTCACCGCTGGGCACGGCCGTCTTTGGAAGTGGTGTCGGCGAAACCCTAACGCTTCAGGTGCTGCAGAATCAATCTCACAAACAAATCAAGCGATTGTCATTCCAGCCTGAACGTGTTGGCGCGTTTAACCTGTAG
- a CDS encoding CCA tRNA nucleotidyltransferase — MNHPVKSLPSETFASPPAQEALRVIGRLREAGYFAVLAGGCVRDALLGRIPKDFDVATEATPDSVREVFGKRNTLAFGASFGVIGVLPPKAKKGVADQLPSSPDIADSPENAKDKLLPTEVATFRADGNYSDGRRPDSVTYGNAEADALRRDFTINGMFYDPVSAKVLDYVGGLDDLQSKQLRTIGEASRRFDEDKLRMLRAVRFMVTLQLTMEADTMSAIQEHADSLSVVSGERIGAEMRRVMVQTDAPRGLELLVEIGLADQVWPVLKEATWTRLKAAFEKMPTRSFEIAMATTLLVVHSSHAQAVKDLTQLTKRWKLSVAEQRAIASALTHAPSILSCEAIPWSELQPILIDRDIEAIMGTAVSLAETEHANGLSRAREDLQLEPAKLNPPPLLTGTDLIQAGYSSGPHFRLWLMQLRQLQLDGEIRDRDDAFKWVQSQPEV, encoded by the coding sequence TTGAATCACCCCGTCAAGTCGCTGCCTAGCGAGACCTTTGCGTCTCCACCCGCCCAAGAAGCCCTGCGTGTTATCGGTCGCCTTCGTGAGGCGGGATACTTTGCGGTACTCGCCGGAGGGTGCGTGCGCGATGCTTTGTTGGGGAGAATACCGAAGGACTTTGACGTGGCGACGGAGGCGACTCCCGATTCGGTGCGCGAGGTCTTTGGCAAACGGAACACGCTTGCCTTCGGAGCCTCTTTCGGTGTCATCGGAGTACTGCCGCCGAAGGCGAAAAAAGGCGTTGCAGACCAGTTGCCCTCTTCACCGGACATCGCCGATTCGCCGGAGAACGCCAAAGACAAGCTGCTTCCCACCGAGGTGGCAACGTTTCGAGCGGACGGAAACTACAGCGATGGGCGACGGCCTGACAGCGTGACGTACGGGAATGCTGAGGCGGATGCCCTGCGAAGGGACTTCACGATCAACGGAATGTTCTATGATCCGGTGTCCGCGAAGGTACTCGATTACGTCGGCGGGTTGGACGATTTGCAAAGCAAGCAGCTGCGTACGATCGGCGAGGCGTCACGTCGGTTTGATGAAGACAAGCTGCGGATGCTGAGGGCAGTTCGCTTCATGGTTACTTTGCAGTTGACGATGGAAGCGGACACGATGTCAGCGATCCAGGAACACGCCGATTCGTTGAGCGTTGTCAGTGGTGAGCGAATTGGTGCCGAGATGCGCCGCGTGATGGTTCAGACCGATGCACCGCGTGGACTGGAGTTGCTGGTTGAAATTGGTTTGGCGGATCAGGTCTGGCCGGTTTTGAAGGAAGCCACTTGGACTCGCTTGAAAGCTGCCTTTGAAAAGATGCCGACGCGTTCGTTTGAGATTGCGATGGCGACAACGTTGTTGGTTGTCCATTCATCGCATGCGCAAGCGGTGAAAGATTTGACGCAACTGACGAAGCGTTGGAAGTTGTCCGTGGCGGAACAGCGAGCGATCGCGTCGGCTTTGACGCATGCACCGTCGATCTTAAGTTGCGAAGCGATTCCCTGGTCGGAACTGCAGCCGATCTTGATCGATCGTGATATCGAAGCGATTATGGGGACCGCTGTATCGCTCGCGGAGACGGAGCATGCGAATGGCCTTTCGCGAGCACGGGAAGACCTGCAGTTGGAACCCGCGAAGTTGAATCCACCACCGTTACTGACGGGAACGGATTTGATTCAGGCGGGCTATTCCAGCGGGCCGCATTTCCGGTTGTGGCTAATGCAGCTTCGGCAATTGCAGCTCGATGGCGAGATCCGCGACCGAGATGACGCTTTCAAGTGGGTGCAGTCCCAGCCCGAGGTCTAG
- a CDS encoding sigma-54-dependent transcriptional regulator, translating to MNPKQRILIADDEPLYRETTAELLRDEGYECVCVEDADDAIGVLKQNLFDLILSDLNMPGNLRLELLREGRTQYAHIPMIVVTGVPSIPSAIESVRLGIADYLLKPVKFDELLAAVQRALRHPQPTIRSDSVSTPAPGLRTKFSEVIGESQPMLELLDIVDRVAASNTNVLLTGESGTGKEVIAKAIHQHSTRRENTIQIIDCTAIPESLFESVLFGHVKGAFTSAVQDQAGLLRACDGGTAFFDELGELPPSSQAKLLRVIQDQTFTPVGDNQLVQVDTRFICATNRDLQAEVDAGHFRQDLFYRLAVIHIELPPLRQRGNDVLLLADTFLQQLKPANSPISGFSPETQDCFLRYPWPGNIRELRNVVERSIALASDDVIQISDLPPLLRDSSDKQPNIDLAEVSRDEALDRADQAYLTQLLEKHAGVIASASRQAGLSRQGMNKLLKRHEIDANDYRK from the coding sequence ATGAATCCCAAACAACGCATCTTGATTGCGGATGATGAACCGCTATATCGCGAAACCACTGCGGAATTGCTACGCGATGAGGGCTACGAATGCGTGTGCGTTGAAGACGCCGATGACGCAATTGGAGTTCTGAAGCAAAATCTGTTTGACCTCATTCTGTCCGACCTCAACATGCCCGGCAATTTGCGTCTGGAATTGCTTAGGGAGGGTCGAACCCAATACGCACACATCCCAATGATCGTGGTGACCGGCGTGCCATCGATCCCCTCGGCGATTGAAAGTGTGCGTTTAGGGATCGCTGACTACTTACTCAAACCGGTCAAATTCGACGAACTACTGGCCGCCGTTCAGCGAGCCTTGCGGCACCCTCAACCCACGATCCGCTCGGATTCCGTTTCGACACCGGCCCCAGGTTTACGCACGAAATTCTCGGAAGTCATTGGCGAAAGCCAGCCCATGCTGGAGTTGCTGGACATTGTCGACCGTGTCGCAGCCAGCAATACAAATGTCTTGCTCACCGGCGAAAGTGGAACCGGCAAAGAGGTCATTGCCAAAGCGATCCACCAACACAGCACTCGTCGTGAAAACACAATCCAGATCATTGATTGCACCGCGATCCCTGAGTCATTGTTTGAATCGGTTCTGTTTGGCCACGTAAAAGGTGCCTTCACCAGTGCAGTTCAAGACCAAGCCGGTTTACTGCGAGCGTGCGATGGTGGGACCGCGTTCTTCGATGAACTCGGTGAGCTACCACCTTCATCCCAAGCCAAGCTTCTTCGCGTGATCCAAGACCAAACTTTCACACCGGTCGGCGACAACCAATTGGTCCAGGTCGACACTCGATTTATCTGTGCCACCAACCGCGATCTACAGGCAGAAGTCGATGCCGGGCACTTTCGCCAGGATTTGTTTTATCGTCTCGCCGTCATCCATATTGAATTGCCCCCACTGCGACAGCGAGGCAATGACGTGCTGCTGTTGGCGGATACTTTTTTACAACAACTCAAACCTGCGAACTCACCCATCAGCGGGTTCTCGCCCGAAACCCAGGACTGCTTCCTTCGCTACCCTTGGCCTGGCAACATCCGCGAACTGCGCAATGTCGTCGAACGCTCCATCGCCCTCGCCAGCGACGACGTGATCCAGATCAGTGATTTGCCACCGTTGCTGCGAGACTCGTCCGACAAGCAACCGAACATCGACCTTGCCGAAGTATCACGCGACGAAGCTCTCGATCGTGCCGACCAAGCCTACCTAACCCAATTGCTTGAAAAACACGCTGGTGTTATCGCAAGCGCCTCACGGCAGGCTGGCCTGTCACGCCAAGGCATGAACAAGTTACTTAAACGACATGAAATCGATGCCAACGATTACCGCAAGTAG
- a CDS encoding PAS domain-containing sensor histidine kinase — protein MNSLPILRRGDPIPSEYFRLIAGFTYDWESWLSNEGEVLWVNEAVQRFTGYTPNECLAMDDYPLPLVAPEDRIRITRCFDEARSGSTENNIEFRAMHRDQTQCWIAVSWQPMVDADGRSLGFRTSMRDVSEIQELREKLFLQNEHLEQLVQERTAQIAKLEKHRLKMEKLAALGELAAGVAHEINNPLAGIRNAFTLFKRHLPSDVRHYDKLELIDEEIERISGITHQMYQLYRPSRQEASLFSISKLLAEVVTLSNPLSQKCKVAVVTKFESLKTSGPLGEDEVLLRSGELKQVLLNLVRNAIQASRSGQQVTVCVTTQPDELKIVVSDSGHGISESVISKIFDPFFSTKVETIGQGMGLGLSVSRSIIEAMKGTIDVTSDPNTCTAFVVRLPRQLTSIQ, from the coding sequence ATGAATTCATTGCCAATACTTCGTCGTGGAGACCCTATCCCTAGCGAGTACTTTCGTTTAATCGCTGGCTTTACCTATGACTGGGAAAGCTGGCTATCGAACGAAGGAGAAGTCCTTTGGGTGAATGAAGCTGTGCAGCGGTTCACGGGTTACACGCCAAATGAATGCCTGGCGATGGACGACTATCCGCTCCCCCTGGTCGCCCCAGAGGACCGTATCAGGATCACCCGATGTTTCGACGAAGCACGTTCCGGCAGCACTGAAAACAACATCGAGTTTCGCGCCATGCACCGCGATCAGACACAGTGCTGGATCGCCGTATCCTGGCAACCTATGGTTGACGCTGACGGTCGTTCCCTGGGCTTTCGAACCAGCATGCGAGACGTGTCAGAAATCCAAGAACTTCGAGAAAAGCTGTTCTTACAGAACGAACATCTCGAGCAACTGGTCCAAGAACGAACCGCTCAGATTGCGAAATTAGAAAAACACCGACTGAAGATGGAAAAGCTGGCTGCCCTCGGTGAACTCGCCGCGGGCGTTGCTCACGAAATCAACAATCCCCTCGCTGGCATCCGCAACGCCTTCACACTATTCAAACGACACCTTCCCAGTGACGTAAGGCACTACGACAAACTGGAATTGATCGATGAAGAAATCGAACGCATCAGCGGCATCACTCATCAGATGTACCAACTCTATCGCCCCAGCCGACAGGAAGCCTCGCTGTTCTCGATCAGCAAACTGCTCGCCGAAGTCGTCACGCTATCCAATCCGCTATCGCAGAAGTGCAAGGTCGCAGTTGTGACGAAATTTGAGTCGCTAAAAACTTCCGGTCCACTGGGTGAAGACGAGGTCTTACTAAGATCAGGCGAACTCAAACAAGTCCTGCTCAACCTCGTCCGCAACGCCATCCAAGCATCTCGTTCTGGCCAGCAAGTCACCGTTTGTGTCACGACTCAACCCGATGAGCTCAAAATCGTGGTGTCCGACAGTGGGCACGGAATCTCCGAATCAGTGATCAGCAAAATATTCGATCCGTTTTTTAGCACCAAGGTAGAAACGATTGGCCAAGGCATGGGACTAGGGTTGTCGGTATCACGAAGCATCATTGAAGCGATGAAAGGCACGATCGATGTAACCAGCGATCCCAACACCTGTACCGCATTCGTCGTAAGACTCCCTCGCCAACTGACAAGCATTCAGTAA
- a CDS encoding DNA gyrase/topoisomerase IV subunit B: MSTTANSDYNAKDIVALEGLDPVRKRPGMYIGGVNSTGLHHLIWEIVDNSVDEAMNGHASEISVTLHKNQQTITVSDNGRGIPVDKHPKTKKPALEMVLTVLHAGGKFEGANYKTSGGLHGVGASVVNALSKELIAVVRRGGAQYRMTFERGLATSKLQKLRGTIRGTGTTITFTPDPTIFPKTTFNSDTIRARLETASFLHRGVKVIYIDEASGKKETFLHENGIVDYLGKVIKERGARTIHETPFTHRVDDNERMEVTLQWTESTDEHVRSYVNGIPTANGGSHENGFRAGLVKATRNYIDTHDLTPRGVKITHEDIREGLIAIVSIFIAEPQFQGQTKDRLNNPEAHGMVESHVRSSMEQWLNNNPSIADGVIARVIAAARARAASRAASEAVSRKGGSKRTLLPGKLSDCVSGGRGKSELFIVEGDSAGGSAKQGRDRNFQAILPLRGKVLNTESATLKKILDNKEIQDMISSLGCGIGPNLNLADLRYDRVILLADADSDGHHITTLLLTFFYRHMPALIADGRLFIAVPPLYRIDIGKETFWAADEADRERILAEHNGRAIPEITRFKGLGEMMPKVLWNTTLDPTKRRMLKVEIDDQIETDKTISDLMGRDASARFHFIMDRAEEAEEIDV; encoded by the coding sequence ATGTCAACTACAGCGAATAGCGACTACAACGCCAAAGACATTGTCGCCTTGGAAGGTCTTGACCCGGTTCGGAAACGACCGGGGATGTACATCGGCGGGGTTAACTCGACCGGTCTGCATCACTTGATTTGGGAAATCGTTGACAATAGTGTCGACGAAGCGATGAACGGCCACGCGAGTGAGATCTCGGTCACGCTTCACAAAAATCAACAGACAATCACGGTCAGCGACAACGGTCGGGGGATCCCGGTCGATAAGCATCCCAAGACCAAGAAGCCAGCCTTGGAAATGGTGCTGACGGTCCTGCACGCCGGCGGCAAGTTCGAAGGTGCCAACTACAAAACCTCGGGTGGTTTGCACGGCGTTGGTGCCTCGGTGGTTAACGCGCTTTCAAAAGAATTGATTGCTGTTGTTCGACGAGGTGGTGCTCAGTACCGAATGACGTTCGAGCGAGGTTTAGCGACCAGCAAGTTGCAAAAACTGCGTGGGACGATTCGTGGTACAGGAACGACGATTACGTTCACGCCAGACCCGACCATCTTTCCGAAAACAACCTTCAATAGCGATACGATTCGGGCTCGATTGGAGACCGCATCGTTTCTTCATCGCGGCGTGAAGGTGATCTACATCGATGAGGCGTCTGGCAAGAAAGAAACCTTCCTGCATGAAAACGGGATTGTTGATTACTTGGGGAAAGTGATCAAAGAACGCGGTGCTCGCACGATCCATGAAACTCCATTCACTCATCGCGTTGACGATAACGAGCGGATGGAAGTCACGCTGCAGTGGACGGAATCGACCGACGAACATGTGCGATCTTACGTCAACGGCATTCCGACGGCGAATGGCGGTAGTCACGAAAATGGGTTTCGGGCTGGTTTGGTCAAGGCGACCCGCAATTACATCGACACCCATGACCTGACGCCGCGGGGCGTGAAGATCACCCACGAAGACATCCGTGAAGGGTTGATTGCGATTGTTTCCATCTTCATTGCCGAACCGCAGTTCCAAGGTCAAACAAAAGATCGGTTGAATAATCCGGAAGCACACGGGATGGTTGAGTCGCACGTGCGATCCTCGATGGAGCAATGGCTCAATAACAATCCGTCCATCGCTGACGGGGTGATTGCTCGAGTGATCGCGGCGGCGCGGGCCCGAGCGGCTTCACGTGCGGCCAGCGAAGCTGTGTCTCGCAAGGGCGGTTCGAAGCGGACGTTGTTACCAGGGAAACTTAGCGATTGTGTTTCGGGCGGTCGCGGTAAGTCGGAACTGTTCATCGTCGAAGGTGACTCTGCCGGTGGCAGTGCGAAGCAAGGCCGTGATCGTAACTTCCAGGCCATCCTGCCGCTGCGTGGAAAGGTGCTGAATACGGAGTCCGCCACGCTGAAGAAGATCTTGGATAATAAAGAAATCCAGGACATGATTTCATCGCTAGGATGCGGCATTGGTCCTAATTTGAATCTTGCGGATCTAAGGTACGACCGAGTGATTTTGCTTGCCGATGCGGATTCGGACGGGCACCATATCACCACTCTGTTGCTGACATTCTTTTATCGGCACATGCCCGCGTTAATTGCCGACGGCCGGCTCTTCATCGCTGTGCCACCGTTGTACCGGATTGATATCGGCAAAGAGACGTTCTGGGCTGCCGACGAGGCGGATCGTGAGCGGATTTTGGCTGAGCATAACGGACGAGCGATTCCCGAGATTACGCGGTTTAAGGGACTCGGTGAGATGATGCCGAAAGTGCTCTGGAACACCACCCTTGATCCAACCAAACGTCGAATGTTGAAGGTGGAGATCGACGATCAAATTGAAACCGACAAGACGATCAGCGACCTAATGGGACGCGACGCGTCGGCTCGTTTCCACTTCATCATGGATCGAGCCGAAGAGGCCGAGGAAATCGACGTTTAA
- the glgB gene encoding 1,4-alpha-glucan branching protein GlgB — MSKRPESKKLQESAAAAKPQNTVIRPMATKAVAKPATKAVSKPVSTSTPAPEVQERYHGLGSHLETRDGVAGARFAVWAPNATEVCVLTDGNGWQHGNDWLQGSDSGVWTGFIPGATVGTRYKYSLRTKEGNLLDKADPYAFSAELPPATASIIHDLDEYEWKDDDWMHRRGQVNWMKQPVSVYEVQLASWKRPWDGRRYHSYRELAHMLVDYVRELGYTHIELMPVTEYPFDGSWGYQVTGYFAPTSRFGGPDEFRYFVDYCHQNNIGVIIDWVPAHFPYDDHGLARFDGTGLYEHSDPKQGFHPDWNTHIFNYGRHEVREFLHSSARFWLKEYHIDGLRVDAVASMLYLDYSREDGEWIPNQFGGNENLEAIEFLKQFNTHLHADFPGAMTIAEESTSFGGVSRPVYDGGLGFGYKWDMGWMHDTLEYLGRETIYRKYHQDELAFRSVYQFTENFMLPLSHDEVVHGKGSLLSRMPGDQWQRFANLRLLYGYQYACPGKKLLFMGCEFGQSSEWNADSQLDWSLLQFDVHDGVKKFIGDLNRVYKDYSALHELDCEPEGFSWIAADDADKSIFTFCRLDSSGQHVVVVLNFTPSPHSGYRIGVPAGGDYIEILNSDSELYGGSNVGNLGGQTAEKIKSHGRDFSMKLNLPPLGCIMLAAKTKAKT; from the coding sequence ATGTCGAAGCGTCCTGAGTCCAAGAAGTTGCAAGAGTCCGCTGCTGCCGCCAAGCCTCAGAATACCGTGATTCGGCCGATGGCAACCAAAGCGGTCGCGAAGCCGGCGACCAAAGCGGTCTCGAAACCTGTGTCGACTTCCACTCCGGCACCGGAGGTACAGGAACGGTATCACGGATTGGGCTCGCATTTGGAAACACGCGATGGTGTCGCGGGGGCACGTTTCGCCGTTTGGGCACCTAATGCCACCGAAGTTTGTGTGCTGACCGATGGGAACGGCTGGCAACACGGCAACGATTGGCTGCAGGGAAGCGATTCGGGTGTCTGGACTGGGTTCATTCCCGGTGCAACGGTTGGCACACGTTACAAGTACAGCTTGCGCACCAAGGAGGGGAATCTGCTGGACAAGGCGGACCCTTATGCGTTTTCTGCAGAGCTGCCTCCGGCAACGGCATCGATCATCCACGACCTGGATGAATACGAATGGAAAGATGATGACTGGATGCATCGCCGAGGCCAAGTCAATTGGATGAAACAGCCGGTCTCGGTCTATGAGGTGCAACTGGCGTCGTGGAAGCGTCCTTGGGATGGACGACGATACCACTCCTATCGTGAGTTGGCGCACATGTTGGTCGACTATGTGCGTGAATTGGGATACACCCACATCGAGCTGATGCCGGTGACGGAGTACCCGTTTGATGGTTCGTGGGGATATCAGGTCACCGGTTACTTCGCTCCAACCAGTCGCTTTGGCGGCCCCGATGAGTTCCGTTACTTCGTGGACTATTGTCACCAAAACAACATCGGTGTGATTATTGACTGGGTGCCTGCCCACTTCCCCTACGATGATCATGGATTGGCCCGCTTTGATGGAACGGGGTTGTATGAACACTCTGATCCGAAGCAAGGCTTCCATCCGGATTGGAACACGCACATTTTCAACTATGGGCGTCACGAAGTCCGTGAATTCCTTCACTCGAGTGCACGGTTTTGGTTGAAGGAGTATCACATTGACGGTTTGCGTGTTGATGCAGTGGCATCGATGCTGTACCTGGATTATTCCCGTGAAGACGGTGAATGGATTCCCAACCAGTTTGGTGGGAATGAAAATCTCGAAGCGATTGAGTTTCTCAAGCAATTCAATACGCACTTGCATGCCGATTTCCCCGGTGCGATGACCATCGCGGAGGAGTCCACCTCGTTTGGCGGCGTGTCACGCCCGGTTTACGACGGCGGTCTCGGCTTTGGATACAAGTGGGACATGGGATGGATGCACGACACTCTCGAGTACTTGGGACGGGAGACGATCTACCGCAAGTATCACCAAGACGAGCTCGCTTTTCGGTCGGTTTATCAGTTCACTGAGAACTTCATGTTGCCGTTGTCGCATGACGAGGTCGTCCACGGGAAAGGTTCCCTGCTTAGTCGGATGCCAGGCGACCAGTGGCAGCGGTTTGCCAACTTGCGATTGTTGTATGGGTATCAGTACGCGTGTCCCGGGAAAAAACTGCTCTTCATGGGCTGTGAATTTGGTCAGTCGTCGGAGTGGAATGCGGATAGCCAACTGGATTGGTCGCTGTTGCAATTTGATGTTCACGACGGAGTCAAGAAGTTCATCGGGGACCTCAACCGTGTCTACAAAGACTACTCGGCGTTACACGAACTCGACTGTGAACCGGAAGGCTTTTCGTGGATCGCGGCAGACGATGCTGACAAGAGCATCTTCACGTTCTGTCGCTTGGACAGCAGTGGGCAACACGTTGTCGTTGTGTTGAACTTCACTCCATCGCCGCACAGTGGTTACCGCATCGGCGTTCCCGCGGGCGGTGACTACATAGAGATCCTGAATAGCGATTCCGAATTGTACGGTGGTAGCAACGTCGGGAATCTGGGTGGCCAGACCGCTGAAAAGATTAAGAGCCACGGTCGTGACTTCAGTATGAAGCTGAATCTGCCCCCGCTCGGTTGCATCATGCTGGCAGCGAAAACGAAGGCAAAGACCTAG
- the nhaA gene encoding Na+/H+ antiporter NhaA translates to MNQPITSLPVPLQPIDRWLRPLARFLHIQATSGIVLVVCTAIALFAANSRWAASYLAFWQMDVTIGMGAWQFHHSLHHVINDGLMAIFFFVIGLEVKRELVHGSLSDLKQASLPIAAAIGGMIVPAVIYLSLQYGEAGMRGWGIPMATDIAFVIGCLAILGSRVPHSLRILLLSLAIVDDIGAILVIAVGYTESLDGRFLMLAAFAVGVVHFLSRVGVRRFPPYIVVGAIAWIALHESGIHATLIGVILGLMTPARSVLVPERFRRYLHDKTEEFSEQRWARRDHRAEVVMEVQRLTRETVSPLEYLERTLHPWTAYIIMPIFALANAGVLIEPANLSDPVAIAVVLGLVVGKPVGIVLFSWFVIRMGVAKLPEGINWPVLVSGSCLAGIGFTMALFIDGLAFGADGLDTAKTGVLVGSALSAVLGMGLLMWTLPKGAPKLDANE, encoded by the coding sequence ATGAATCAACCAATCACTTCACTTCCCGTACCGTTGCAGCCGATCGACAGATGGTTGCGTCCGTTGGCACGGTTCCTTCACATTCAAGCGACCAGCGGTATCGTGCTGGTGGTCTGTACGGCGATCGCGTTATTCGCGGCCAATTCGCGATGGGCTGCATCTTATCTTGCGTTTTGGCAAATGGATGTGACGATCGGAATGGGGGCGTGGCAGTTTCATCACTCTTTGCATCATGTCATCAACGATGGGTTGATGGCAATCTTCTTCTTTGTGATCGGCTTGGAAGTCAAGCGAGAGTTGGTCCACGGTTCGTTGTCTGATTTGAAACAGGCTTCGCTACCGATTGCCGCCGCAATCGGCGGGATGATTGTGCCAGCGGTCATTTATTTGTCGCTGCAGTACGGCGAAGCGGGGATGCGAGGGTGGGGCATTCCGATGGCCACGGATATCGCATTCGTCATTGGCTGCTTAGCGATCCTGGGTTCACGGGTGCCGCATAGCCTGCGGATCTTGTTATTGTCGTTAGCAATTGTGGACGACATTGGTGCGATCTTGGTCATTGCGGTCGGGTATACCGAATCACTCGACGGTCGCTTTTTGATGCTGGCTGCGTTTGCAGTGGGCGTGGTTCACTTTTTGTCGCGTGTGGGTGTGCGTCGTTTTCCACCGTACATTGTGGTGGGGGCGATCGCTTGGATTGCGCTGCATGAATCCGGAATCCACGCCACGTTAATTGGAGTGATTCTGGGGCTGATGACGCCGGCCCGATCGGTGTTGGTGCCAGAAAGATTTCGCCGCTACCTGCACGACAAGACGGAGGAGTTCAGTGAGCAGCGTTGGGCGAGACGCGATCACCGCGCCGAGGTGGTGATGGAGGTGCAGCGTTTGACCCGAGAAACGGTATCGCCTTTGGAGTATCTGGAAAGGACTTTGCACCCTTGGACGGCCTACATCATCATGCCGATCTTTGCTTTGGCCAACGCGGGGGTTCTGATTGAGCCAGCGAACTTGAGCGACCCAGTTGCGATTGCAGTCGTGTTGGGGCTGGTCGTGGGCAAGCCGGTCGGGATCGTTTTGTTCAGCTGGTTTGTCATTCGTATGGGCGTCGCCAAGTTGCCAGAAGGAATCAATTGGCCCGTGCTGGTCTCGGGCAGTTGCTTGGCGGGGATCGGGTTTACGATGGCCCTGTTTATTGATGGTTTGGCGTTTGGTGCCGATGGGCTTGATACCGCTAAGACGGGCGTGTTAGTCGGTTCAGCCCTGAGTGCTGTGCTGGGCATGGGGTTGCTGATGTGGACGCTGCCCAAGGGGGCCCCAAAACTAGATGCGAACGAATAG